In Rosa rugosa chromosome 4, drRosRugo1.1, whole genome shotgun sequence, the genomic stretch CTTCCCCTACTCTCCTTTCTGCTATTTTCCTATTCCTTTCTCCTTTTGTTAAGTCTTTTGTAGTGAATACCAAGTCCCTCATGCTGACTTTATCTGATCCCTTGTCACATCTTTTTCCCTTCTCAGTGAGTCCAACCCTTCCCCCAAAACCCTCTTTGAAGTTTCCCCGATTTGAAGAATTTCACTCTTATATGCCTACTTGCTTTTGGTGATCTTTGTCTGATCCTTGTGTGTTTAAGAGTTTGTTGGGTTCAATATTATGCGCTCAATCTGCAGTTTCTTCTTGGTTGGTGAGATGTGGTGGGTTCTATGCTGGTAAGGCTTCAGTTTGTGGTGGTAGTCATGGTTTAGGTTTATAAattcttctagggttttggttgttttggTTCTGTGGGCTTGGGTAGGGATCATGGTTAATTTGGTGATGTGGGCTTTGTAATTTTTAGTGCGGCTTTTGTCCACTTTATTATTGCGGGTTTGCGCTTTTCGGCCTGTTGCTTTTGCTGTGCTGTTGAATTTGGCATCTTTTCCGGTCATCTTTGATGTAATGTTAAAGTTTCATCTACTGTAAGTTAttgatttgattaaaaaaaaaaaaaaagatacttTTTAAGGAAGGCAGTTCTGAGAACAGTCTTATGGTATTTCTCATCATACTTTTAGCGCTTTTAGCGGGATGGTTTATTTAATAGGCATCCCAGTTTTCTCCTTTGCAGAATTAGCCTTCATAAAGAAATATAATTTCCGACTTATCACAGAAAAATAACATTAGAGATGATTAGGATTCCATTGAGGGATTCCCATTCTTGATGTCTTCTAGGTTCCACTCATTGTACTTGAATGATTAAAACTGTCTACTTTTTGACTTTTCATTCAAGTATCATCAATGCAAACCTTTCCCACATTGAAAGCCATTTAGACATTGAATTGCAGTCCTACTCAATATTTGATAAACACTGAACTGGTATGATGATAATGAAATGGATTTAAAGTTTCCATAGGACTTTTTAGCAAATTGGGACGGATAAAGGGCTCTTTGCTGTTCCTGTCACATATATACGTTGTTTGTATATAGTTGGGCGTTGAAGTCAGTGgaatttttcctttaacaccGGTTTCAAGGATAGGGTGCTTATGTAAGCATATACTACATATCCCATGCGATATGAGACTAGGTTAGTGTTGCACACATACACGCACACCCACACGTGGGTAATACTTTTTTAATCAGTCTTTCTCTTGCTGTTTCTCAATCATTATACTGTATAATATCTGTTTTGCAATTCTGAGAAACAATTTATACAAGAGTTTCTCCAGTAAGAATATAGATTTTTACTAATGCATTATTTTTCTTTGGTCAGATATGGGAGGATATATTGGGATTTGAGAATGCAGAGTTTTACATCAAAAGGTGGCCTCAGTTGGATGGTCTTCGTTTCGAAAATGTGCTCATTTCATTTCCTGATGCAATTCCCTGTGGAATCAAGGTTGCCGCTGATGGTGGAAAGATAAATTTAAATCCCGATGATAAATATGTTATGAAAGAAGGGGATGAAGTTCTTGTTATAGCTGAAGATGACGACACTTATGCTCCATCTGCCTTTCCAGAGGTTATTGATCTTTTCTCTATGTAGCAACAAACTATCATGAAGTAAAATATCTATATTTGTCTATGTAGCAACCATATAACTAGGACTCAAAATTGTGAGGACGTTTGGCAAGATTCAGCTGGAATCATGCTATTGTTGGGTGGGAAGCTGTTGAACAGTTTATTGTTAATTTTTGGCAGCCCACTCACATCCATGCAATGGTTCGGTGAGCTACCAAATAGTTGGCTTGCTGAGACAGCGTGGTTGTGGGTGAAGATAGTGGGCTGTTACTAGGGTTGTGGTGGTTCACGGCCATTAATGGtagtgttttttatttattattattattattattatttttatttatttatttaaatttttttatttatttctcgTGTTTTAAAACATTTGGAGAGGTATAGTGAAAAGTGAAAATTGATTGTTTTAGGGAAGAAATGATAAAAGGTAGTGTATAGAGGATCCCTATAGTCAAAAGGAAATGTTCATTGGGTCCCAGCTAGTGAGTGACAAAACATAAatagtaaaataataaagttcaaagacTGGATAATAAAGTTTGAAGGGTTTAGTTGGAGGTTAACTTTTGTGGTGTAGCCAATTGTTACATGAAAGTACTACATAGTTCCTCAGCCGATTGTTACGCAAAGAACATGTTTGATTGAGAAATTTTTTTGGGAGGGTTGGAGATGCTATTATGCTGCGATTAATATttgggatttaatattttaaacTATAGcatctttcttttctccttctgtCCCTGTGTAGCTCTAATGCACTATGTTGCTCAGCCATAATTACTTAGTATACACATGCTAGTCAAATTTACGGCACAGGTTTCTGGTTGTCAGTGGACTGTGAACATGTATTCACTGTTGTTATAATTCACTTTCTCCTTTCTCATGAGATCAATAGTTTTCCAACAGTAATTACTGATAGTGTATCTAAAATTATCGACTCATTTGCTGCATGATCTCAACATTACATTATCCTTTAGTCCATTATAGGTGTAGTTAAAGAGAATATGCTTTTATTTTCCTACCGAACATGCCTGAGCTCCTGTTTTGTCCTTTCAGCAGGTATGTGCTGGCCTTTGTCCAAACACTGTTGAACCTCCCAAATACCCTGAGAAGATATTGTTCTGTGGCTGGCGTCGTGACATAGACGATATGATACTGGTAACTCAATTAatacaatattttctttttccacTGTTTTAGTCAAGGTATGCCTGAGTAACAAAATTGTTTTGGTTTATGTGGGATGCACAAGAAGTTACCTATCCCCAGAGTGACAGAAAATCTATTTCCAAACCTGATACTGAAAGTATCTAACTGTTTCCTCAAAACGCATGATGCTTCCACTGAAATcctcactcactctctctctctctctctcacacacacacacacacacacattcatTCATGGTTGGGCTGGGTCTTTTGGATGTCGAGAGGGTTACCTGTATGTATTTTTTTGTACAGTACTTATGTTTATATTACATTATCTTTTTAGTATTAGACAAAAACAAacttgcctctctctctctctctctctctctctctcacattcaTTTATGGTAGGGTTGGGTCTTTTGGATGTTGAGAGTGGTAGTATCAGgataaaaacaaaagcaaacttGGTGAATATTAAACGATAAAATGGAAGAGGAATAAAAGGTCATTAAGTGGAAAATTGGAATCCATGCATAGCTCAGGTTTCGACTCTAACTTGATTTGTTGATTTACCATTTTTCAGGTTCTAGAGGCATTCTTGCCTCTAGGTTCGGAACTTTGGATGTTCAATGAGGTtccagaaaaagaaagagagaagaaacttACAGATGGTGGACTTGATATTTCGCGATTGGAGAACATAAAACTCGTTCACAAAGAAGGAAATGCTGTGATTAGACGGCATCTAGAGAATCTTCCCTTGGAGACTTTTGATTCTGTATGTATCAAAACCTCATTTCAGAATTTGGTCACGACCTGCATAATGTTTTCAGCTGGACCCTAACTGTGCATAACTGGTTATCGTTAAACGAACTGATATAATATGAACCACTTATTTCCTTGACCATTGACACAGATTCAAATTCAATAAAATGCTATGCCTTTAGACATAAATTGAGTCTGTTTGAAAGTTTCCTTAGTAGACTCTATTTTTTAACTGATAGCTAACTCTAAGCCGACAGATATTAATTCTTGCAGATGAATCACTAGAGGACTCTGTTGTGCATTCTGACTCGAGATCCCTTGCCACTCTTCTCCTTATACGAGATATACAGGTAACTTCAATTGCTGCATCCTATAGAAGACATGTCAcccgaaaaaaaaagaaaaaaggcttGCATAATTGCTTATCAAAACCTGTGATAATATCTTGCTTTGTTTTAGAGTGGAATCCTTTAGAAAGGGGCACCATGTTTTGGCCCACACCACGGTTGGTGGAATGATGCAAACGATTCATTATTAAGTTCCTTTGAAGAATCTCCCTTTGAACCTTACTCTACTAGagtagtttgtttgttttttattttctacaCCTGAATGTGATGTGCTACTGTATGATCATCTAATGCATCTTCTCTTGCATGCCAAAAGGTCATAAAAAGTGGTGGATGGTTATCCTATCACTTCTACTCGTATCATATCTAAGTTTGTCACTCCTGTTTGCTTAATTAATCACCGATAAAAAACATTTGTCGCTCCCGCTTGCTTAGTGAATCACAAGAAAAAACTGTCGAAGCATTATCATAGATTTGATAAAGTTGAATCACCGTGTTTTGTTTACTAAACAATGATACTTCTTTGGTTTTGGGTTGCAGTCAAAGCGTCTTCCTTACAAAGAAACAAAGCCAACTTCCTTATCTGCATTTTCGCATAGCTCTTGGATTCGTGAAATGCAGCAAGCTTCAGACAAATCGATAATTATAAGTGAAATTCTGGATTCTAGGACTAGAAACCTGGTCTCTGTTTCCAGAATCAGTGATTATGTGCTGTCAAATGAACTGGTTAGTATGGCACTGGCAATGGTGGCTGAAGATAAGCAAATCAATCGCGTTCTTGAGGAGCTATTTGCGGAGGAGGTACTCTCCAGTCTTTCAGGAATTTATGTTATATGATCATGCTGTGATAGTTTATATGTgcattaggaaaaaaaaaaaaaaaagaacagtgCAGTGTAAGAATTTCTATGCTTTAAATAGAAAAAGGTTATCAAtattgatttagggtttaggagttTATCGTTAAAAGATGTACATTAAAACACACTTCCAATATGAATGTTATTTCTATAATTAATACACATTGGAGAAAACCAAAGTTTAAAATATTGGCCATGAAAAATATgatgaaatttaaatttaaggAATCGATATCAGGGATTGGTAGATAGTTTATGGATAAATTTAAAGATAAAGTCAACACTGGGGTGCACACTGTAGATGATATGGTCATCTACATGCTCCTACATTATCTCTCTGCATAATCACTGTTACACTATTTAAGCAGCACTTTATGAGTTTCTTGTCGTGTAGAACAGTAGAAGGGTTTTAAGCTAGTAGCTTTGTTAAGCATAAATGTGTTAACAAAAAGCCAGTAGTTTACTTGAAATTTCTGTTCTAAGCTTTTAGTTGTAGACAATAGCGCTACagctgttctttttttttaatagctTCTGCTTTCATAGTTGATTATGCTTCTGTTTTGATAAGTAGTTGAAATTAAGAACTGAAACTCTAGGCTTGGATTATTGTGGTTGGATGCAGGGGAATGAGATGTGCATAAAACCGGCTGAACTCTATTTATATGACCAGGAAGAGCTCTGCTTTTATGATATAATGCTTAGGGGTCGTCAAAGGCGGGAAGTTGTGATTGGATATCGCCTTGCAAATGCAGAGCGGGCCGTAATCAACCCATCACTGAAATCAGCAGTACGGAAATGGTCTCACGATGATGTTTTTGTGGTCATCTCCGTAAGTGAATGAAATGCCATTTTCCACATGTAATAAAATGGTCTACGCGTAGCATCTGCACCTACCAAACCATCTCCCTACTTGTTGCAGTAACTAATTTAATGAATTCATGGCTTTAGTCATTGGCTAGGCTTACTATGCTGGAAGTAATTGGTTACTATACTGGAAACAAATGGTTTGATTTCAGGGAGGAAGAGAATTGGAATTGTGTAGTGCCTGTTCATATTGAAGAAGATGGTGTCCTCACCAACTCAAGTTCTTGGTAGATAGTGCCCAAAAGGGCTTTGTATCAATATCTGCACTGTAACTTAAAATCAGAGTATTTAGTTGCCTATATGGTGTAACGTGTAAGGAATCCTTGTAGTTGAAGAATGAAAAGATAGCTAGTGAAGTATAAACATGTTGTATTGACAGATTCCTGTAAACTAGGATCATAGTCACAAATAACAACTAATTGATTCTATATGAGAATTATATCATTTATTGCAAATTGTatgtcaaaatgatgatcgtGGTTTTGCATAAGCCGAGATGGGTCTGATCATCTCCCAGTACAGCCAGAATACGGACAACAGGTAATGCATTCAATATGGGCAACAATCTGCAGCTTTCATGACGATTTTTAAATGCAATTTTGTTGCCCTGAATGATGTTCATTTGCCAAAATTGTCcgtttgtttttgaatcaaataaatatgtatatcattcatctcaagccagagCAATCATTACATGCCGTTTGTTAGGAACACAATCCTAGGGTTTGAACGTCATTGAAAGTTTCAAAAAGAGATTTCATGGATCTCGATCGGGCGAAAATGGATTTGAAGTTTCTTAATTTAAAATTTGGAGCTTTTCTGAAATCTTACACATTTTTAAAATCTCTGACTCTTTGAGCAAACAAATTACATGTTTTTTTATTAATCTGGATACAAAAGGAATAGTAGTAAGCCTACAGAGCAACTGGAAAAGGTATCAAATTATAGACACCGAGGAGGGCAGACTTGGGATCCCGATACGTCAAGTTGACATGAGGAAGTACCCCATTTTAACCTCTGAGCAtaatttgtttttaatttcaacCTGAATTGCGTTCCAGAAGCTTTAGGAATCAAAATGAAAAGATAATATGTAGGTAATTAATTTATTCAGCTGCCGAGGCAGACAATTCAATTCCACATGTATGTTACGTGCACACTTGTTCCACTACCTAAACTCATTGACCTGGCTAAGAAATAGTTAAACAAGCCTTGCACGCGAAACATACAAAGGGTAAacacaaaatggaaagaaaattagGGTAAATACAaaattctattaaaaaaaaaaaatatgtggaAGAAAATTAGGATTTGCCAGGTGAGAGTGGGTAGCCAATGCCATGTCTTGTGGTGGGGAAGACGACAAAGAGCAAACTGCAAAGGAGGCCAATACCAATGGGAACAATGTCCAAAACCTCCTGAGTTTCGTGAGCAGGCATGGGATAAAGGCAGCCCAAGACGTTCTTGTCCCTGAAAGCCACAGCACCAAACACCAAGACGGACAGAAGGGCATGAACCAAATCCATGAATCTCAGCTTGTACTTGCTTAAATCGGGAAGACCTGCTGCGGCAGGGTATTCGAACAAGAAGAGGCCCTTGGGAGTGGCTATGCCGTAGTACACCTGTCCGTTAGAGGCCTTGACGCTGTCGGTGAAAGAGGCCACGAAGCAGGAGAGGGCGAAGAGGAGGAGCAGGATCGAGGTCATGGGACGCGTGGCGGCGTCGCAGGAGCCGTTGTTGGTGAATACTGGTATGAGGAGTTGGAAGGCCAGGAGGGTGCCCGTGGGGAGCAGGTTGGCTAGGTTGGCTGTGCTCGTTAGAGTTTGAGAGAGGGCGCGTTGGGATATGGAAGGTTGAGCCTGAGCCTGATCAGTCTGAACCTGCAGAGGTTGCCTATCCTCATCCGGTTCGGTGGTGTCGCTGCTTGAATCTGATACGGATGCTACTGGCGCTGCTTTAGTTGGTCTCAGAGACATGTTTTGATAATTGTCCCTTACAATGGTGATTCAAATGATCGATCGAGGTAGCTAGCTAAAGATGACTTGGATTAACGTACGGTTGGTTGTGGAATAATGCTCCGGCCGGAACAACTGTATTTATAGAGAGAACAAGGGAGATTGAAATGAAAGAGAGATGTACATTTGTGAATGATTAAGGTTGACGAAACATATATGAGAGGAAGGTTGGTTGTTGTTTCTCATTTCCATGGATCGGAGTTTCCTGTTAGGTCAAGCTTTTGACATCTTCAATCCTCTCGTGCGTGTTTAATAGCTTAACGTTTTGTATTTGAATAGTATATAGAATAGACTAACGATGTCAATTACAGCAATCTTGACAATTTATTCATGCAAAGCTACAGATCATCCCGCTCACCAAACCCGGCCACAAGCTTCTGGAGGAACCTCCTCCTGCTTTACTACGCACGCTATCCACGCATATTCTCTGCAACTCAACTTGCTTGGTCATTATTTACTTTAATCTGTTTCTTTTAGAATATAGACTTTTGCTGAGCAACATTTTGCCTGACAGGATCTGCCCCGAATTCCACACTGAAATCTGAGGTGGCCATGTGGGGCCCatcttaggaataactctaccgaaaattcagcagagtcacccctaaaaacgGACTGCCCAAAACCCCTAAAAGTGTATTCACACTTCTAATAAACCATCCttattcttctggagccaccttgctccccaaatcacaacaactccacaataAACAACTGAAATCCGACAATACAACATAATCCAAATACACAAGTGTAACTCCCAAAAATgttgtcccacaggttatcagagcaatctaaaagacgaaaaagaaatcaagatacaagtaggttcaataaataacctacaataAGAAAAACAACAGCAGCAAATGCTATGCCCTGAATCCTACTATGCCaaaccagctactctgcagactgggcatttgaaaccgtaGGGTCCAGGGGAAAGTAGATAAAAAAacattagcgtgagtggacaaaaacaagtaactgtaaagaaaaatggattttatactttcccacgtttattcatttaaaaacccgatgcatgcgacaattaaggaaaataaatcGAATgatgttcagctcaagaaaaccgactagccctgctagtcacaaacaaccaagtaaaaagactgaaactctgatactcaagaaaataagactaGCCCCGTTGGTAAAacaaaatcggactagccccgctagtcaagtaacagtAGAGTATGGAGAAGAAGTTATTACCATACGAGTAAGAGAGCCTccgagcatcccatgctctttggtcaactcacccacaaacacatagtaagtggggaggagtactaatagtcTAGCTACCAATAAAATaaaacgacccaggtatggtggagTAAAATCATACGAAAACCGAAAACCAATAAGACTTCCCCAAATCTGTCAAATAAAAGCTCGAGTACAATTCCCATCCGTACTCGAAGAATCGCATGATAAATCACATGaatcaacgacgtgtcccacacgccgaAAGGATATTCCCGAATCCATCAACAAATGAATATAATTTCCTTGAAAATCCTATTTTCGAAAgcctttcaaaaatcacaaaattgacgaataaaatataatgTTTAATTCCAGAAAATCAcatcggaaaataattcgtcgaaaatcaacataaatcataaatccaagTTCGAGCATAGAAACGCATATtcgaaaatcatgatggaagAGTCAATCGATAAACCAGACTATAATCCGAAACCAAAATAATATGCTCGACGAATATTATGATAAATAAGCAAAGTATTAATTcgagaaaaataaatgcatgcatcattacttaaaacaaaagtccactcacagtatacaaCTAACGTGGTTCCCAAGCATAAGGATTCTCGTCGAGCGATGGGTcggtacctcgtcctgta encodes the following:
- the LOC133745169 gene encoding protein DMP3-like is translated as MSLRPTKAAPVASVSDSSSDTTEPDEDRQPLQVQTDQAQAQPSISQRALSQTLTSTANLANLLPTGTLLAFQLLIPVFTNNGSCDAATRPMTSILLLLFALSCFVASFTDSVKASNGQVYYGIATPKGLFLFEYPAAAGLPDLSKYKLRFMDLVHALLSVLVFGAVAFRDKNVLGCLYPMPAHETQEVLDIVPIGIGLLCSLLFVVFPTTRHGIGYPLSPGKS